One genomic window of Candidatus Pseudobacter hemicellulosilyticus includes the following:
- a CDS encoding DNA mismatch repair protein, producing MSLLTDKQTLDDLNIFGKKGGNGLFALFNRTFTRGGSELLEEMFRYPLSDAQAINARSTVISAFASLGIGFPYNTELFDGVEQYLQNTDERSRLNAADNTLARKFNQLIAADTELKTIQKGVGGLIGILQATRTFADTIRQQVADLPYKKELDALEQLLALEELQPVLQENSKQKLSFEKLAEYDKLLRFRQRNEIKKLLNHIYLVDVYVSVARVARDRNFVFPKALQKELQTVVLEDFYHPALTKPVVNSLTITPDSNILFLTGANMAGKSTFMKSLGIAMYLAHMGFPVAASKMEFSVRDGIFTTINLSDNLSQGASHFYAEVLRIKNVAAELSRDKYLFVIFDELFRGTNVKDAYEATVAITSAIARRRNCMFVVSTHIIEAGAVLKEKAGNINFIYLPTLMDGNKPVYTHKLASGITSDRHGMVIINNEGILDILNRKKSTEKGEL from the coding sequence ATGAGCTTACTGACCGATAAACAGACGCTGGACGACCTGAATATCTTTGGGAAGAAGGGCGGCAATGGCTTGTTTGCCCTTTTCAACCGGACCTTTACCCGGGGTGGATCTGAATTGCTGGAAGAGATGTTCCGTTACCCGCTGTCCGATGCACAGGCTATCAACGCCCGCAGCACCGTGATCAGCGCCTTCGCCAGCCTGGGTATCGGTTTTCCCTACAATACCGAATTGTTTGACGGCGTAGAGCAATACCTCCAGAATACAGATGAACGCAGCCGGTTGAATGCGGCCGACAATACCCTGGCCCGGAAATTCAACCAGCTGATTGCGGCTGACACAGAACTGAAGACCATCCAGAAAGGGGTAGGCGGGCTCATCGGTATCCTCCAGGCAACCAGGACCTTTGCCGATACTATCCGGCAGCAGGTGGCTGACCTCCCCTATAAAAAGGAGCTGGACGCCCTTGAGCAATTGCTGGCCCTGGAAGAGCTGCAGCCGGTATTGCAGGAGAACAGCAAGCAGAAGCTCTCTTTTGAGAAACTGGCGGAATATGATAAACTGCTGCGTTTCCGCCAGCGGAACGAGATCAAAAAACTATTGAATCATATTTACCTGGTAGACGTGTATGTCTCCGTTGCCCGGGTAGCCAGGGACCGGAACTTCGTGTTCCCCAAAGCCCTGCAGAAAGAGTTGCAGACAGTAGTGCTGGAAGATTTCTATCATCCGGCGCTGACCAAACCTGTGGTCAATTCGCTGACCATTACCCCGGACAGCAACATCCTGTTCCTGACCGGGGCCAATATGGCCGGGAAATCTACATTTATGAAGTCGCTGGGAATCGCCATGTACCTTGCGCACATGGGATTCCCCGTGGCGGCTTCAAAGATGGAATTCTCTGTAAGGGACGGCATCTTTACCACTATCAACCTCTCAGATAACCTGAGCCAGGGCGCCAGCCATTTCTATGCGGAAGTGCTGCGCATCAAAAATGTGGCTGCTGAACTGAGCCGCGACAAATACCTCTTCGTCATTTTCGATGAGCTGTTCCGCGGCACCAACGTTAAAGACGCTTACGAGGCAACCGTGGCCATTACCTCGGCCATTGCCCGCCGGCGCAACTGTATGTTTGTGGTGTCCACGCATATCATTGAGGCCGGCGCCGTGCTGAAAGAAAAAGCCGGTAATATCAATTTTATTTATCTGCCCACCCTGATGGATGGCAATAAACCGGTGTATACCCATAAACTGGCTTCGGGTATTACTTCCGACCGCCACGGTATGGTGATCATCAACAATGAAGGTATTCTGGACATCCTGAACAGGAAAAAATCAACGGAGAAGGGCGAGTTATGA
- a CDS encoding M1 family aminopeptidase → MNLSRYLLAAAICMGAAHCSVDKTAPAAGVPLSLAQQRKAQLSQPVYSLRFQVPADKKQPVAAEAQISFNLLSDSADLALDFKQAAGSVKKVMLNEQEIPVRHENEHILLPQNKLVKGPNKVAIVFEAGDAALNRNNDYMYALFVPDKARTAFPCFDQPDMKAVYALTLDLPGDWQAMSNGPVLQSTPQDSFTRWQFAPSDTISTYLFSFAAGKFRSETRMAGGREMQFLYRETDSSKLAASMSAIFDIHVQSLAFLEKYTGVPFPFKKFSFAAIPDFQFGGMEHPGAIWYNASSLFLDGSATRSQLIGRANLIAHETAHMWFGDLVTMQWFNDVWMKEVFANFMADKIVPLVLTNELADLKFMTDHFPAAYSVDRTAGANPIRQPLDNLNEAGSLYGAIIYHKAPIMMQQLERLIGAQALQAGLGTYLKKYAFSNASWPDLITILDEPAAQDLVAWNDSWVNKAGRPGYNEPLTDPKGNTYGLFPVDTGTLSSIPSIKDPVLRAFSWLNLYENVIDGKAVSPQRWLQLAMTGMRQEKEELITQLLLNELQSIYWVYLTPAQRTAESDRLEATLQQLQQQAAQPNLKKLFFKSWMRMALSAGARETIYRTWKHQEPPAGVKLSDDDYAELAAELAIRQHPDAAAILEEQAGRISNPDKKMRWAFLQPSLAQDQATRDKFFESLKLLDNRRKEAWVNTAVGYLHHPLRTDSAVKYIRPSLELLQEIQQTGDIFFPANFLAATLGVHQSAAAEKEVKDFLAAYPDYNPRLKNKLLQAADPLFRARKVQEQGAMQ, encoded by the coding sequence ATGAATCTGTCCCGGTATCTTCTTGCGGCCGCTATCTGTATGGGCGCCGCCCATTGCAGCGTTGACAAAACCGCTCCTGCGGCCGGCGTGCCGCTGAGCCTTGCCCAGCAACGCAAAGCACAACTTTCCCAACCAGTATACAGCCTGCGCTTCCAGGTGCCGGCGGACAAAAAGCAGCCCGTAGCTGCCGAGGCACAGATCAGTTTCAACCTGCTGTCGGACAGCGCCGACCTGGCGCTCGATTTTAAACAGGCCGCCGGATCAGTCAAAAAAGTTATGCTCAATGAACAGGAAATACCCGTCCGTCATGAGAACGAGCATATTCTTCTCCCCCAAAATAAACTGGTAAAAGGCCCTAACAAAGTAGCCATTGTTTTTGAGGCCGGTGACGCCGCGCTCAACCGCAACAATGATTATATGTACGCGCTCTTTGTCCCTGATAAAGCAAGGACCGCCTTTCCCTGTTTTGATCAGCCGGACATGAAGGCGGTCTATGCGCTGACCCTGGATCTGCCTGGCGACTGGCAGGCCATGAGTAATGGCCCCGTCCTGCAATCCACGCCACAGGACAGCTTCACCCGCTGGCAGTTTGCACCCAGTGATACCATCAGCACCTACCTGTTCTCCTTCGCCGCAGGCAAATTCAGATCCGAGACAAGAATGGCCGGGGGCCGGGAAATGCAGTTCCTTTACCGCGAAACAGACAGCAGCAAGCTGGCCGCCAGCATGTCCGCCATTTTTGATATCCATGTGCAGTCGCTCGCTTTCCTGGAAAAATATACCGGCGTGCCCTTCCCTTTTAAGAAATTCAGTTTTGCCGCTATCCCCGATTTCCAGTTCGGAGGCATGGAACATCCCGGCGCTATCTGGTACAATGCCAGTTCCCTCTTCCTGGATGGAAGCGCTACTAGATCGCAGCTGATCGGTCGCGCCAACCTCATTGCCCATGAAACGGCGCATATGTGGTTCGGCGATCTGGTGACCATGCAATGGTTCAACGATGTATGGATGAAAGAAGTGTTCGCCAATTTTATGGCAGATAAGATAGTGCCCCTGGTGCTGACCAATGAGCTGGCCGATCTTAAATTCATGACAGATCATTTTCCCGCTGCCTACAGCGTGGACCGCACGGCCGGCGCCAATCCTATCCGACAACCGCTGGATAACCTGAATGAGGCCGGCTCCCTCTACGGCGCCATCATTTATCACAAGGCGCCCATTATGATGCAGCAGCTGGAGCGATTGATAGGAGCGCAGGCCCTGCAGGCTGGCCTGGGTACTTACCTCAAAAAATATGCATTCAGCAATGCCAGCTGGCCGGACCTGATAACCATTCTGGACGAACCAGCTGCGCAGGACCTGGTGGCCTGGAACGATAGCTGGGTGAATAAAGCCGGTCGCCCCGGCTACAACGAACCGCTCACTGATCCCAAAGGCAATACCTATGGCCTTTTCCCGGTGGATACCGGTACGCTCAGCAGCATTCCTTCCATTAAAGATCCTGTACTGCGGGCTTTCAGCTGGCTGAACCTCTATGAAAATGTGATTGATGGGAAGGCCGTCAGCCCGCAACGCTGGCTGCAGCTGGCCATGACCGGTATGCGGCAGGAAAAAGAAGAGCTGATCACGCAGCTGCTGCTGAATGAACTACAGAGCATTTACTGGGTTTACCTGACGCCTGCACAAAGGACCGCAGAAAGCGATCGGCTGGAAGCAACGCTGCAGCAGTTGCAGCAGCAGGCGGCACAACCTAATCTGAAAAAACTGTTCTTTAAATCCTGGATGCGCATGGCCCTGAGCGCCGGCGCCCGGGAAACCATCTATCGTACCTGGAAGCACCAGGAACCTCCGGCCGGCGTAAAATTATCGGATGATGATTATGCCGAGCTGGCGGCGGAACTGGCCATCAGGCAGCACCCTGATGCGGCGGCTATCCTGGAAGAACAGGCCGGCAGGATCAGCAATCCTGATAAAAAAATGCGCTGGGCCTTCCTGCAGCCTTCGCTGGCGCAGGACCAGGCTACCAGGGATAAGTTCTTTGAATCCCTGAAACTGCTGGACAACCGGCGCAAGGAGGCCTGGGTCAATACAGCAGTAGGTTACCTGCATCATCCTTTGCGGACGGACAGCGCCGTAAAATATATTCGCCCTTCGCTGGAATTGCTGCAGGAGATCCAGCAGACCGGTGATATCTTCTTCCCTGCCAATTTCCTGGCGGCCACCTTAGGCGTGCACCAGAGTGCGGCGGCAGAAAAGGAAGTAAAGGATTTCCTGGCCGCGTATCCGGATTACAATCCAAGGCTGAAGAACAAATTGCTGCAGGCTGCCGATCCGCTGTTCCGTGCCCGCAAGGTGCAGGAGCAGGGGGCTATGCAATAG
- a CDS encoding DNA mismatch repair protein, which yields MSFIADKQTLDDLQLLGKFNNSSVFSLFNQVRSRGGEKLLDALFLHPLKDPEQINQRSSAFRWMQEHPIPFPFDEQLLGKMEAYLDEAGSSSILLSFWHIGRKKATAVLLKDEAYGLQLEGINTCVDGLQGCARLLQQLENKGWDKNSPWEKWAVLTRSVFQNKQLSHLLKETSSATRSFLQIASLHHLFSGVLQDKLRNMLQHLYELDMLTAVAGVAREKKFAYATAWPASANKFEARGIRHPRLEKAVANDLSFQGSSNVLFLTGANMAGKSTIMKSTGILLYLAHMGFPVAAESLDFSVLDGLYSSVNVPDDLSQGYSHFYAEVLRVKKVAQEVDSGKNLFVIFDELFKGTNVKDAFDATLAVTVAFAQFPNCFYIISTHIIEVGEELKKVGDNIQFGFMPTVMEGHLPRYTYRMQPGITEDRQGMIIIENEGILEML from the coding sequence ATGAGTTTTATAGCTGACAAACAAACACTGGACGACCTGCAGCTGCTGGGAAAATTCAACAACAGCTCTGTGTTCAGTCTTTTCAACCAGGTGAGATCCCGGGGCGGGGAAAAACTGCTGGACGCCCTGTTCCTCCATCCGCTCAAGGATCCGGAACAGATCAACCAGCGCAGCAGCGCTTTCCGCTGGATGCAGGAACATCCTATCCCTTTTCCCTTTGATGAACAACTCCTGGGGAAAATGGAAGCCTACCTGGATGAGGCGGGCAGCAGCAGTATACTGCTTTCCTTCTGGCATATCGGCCGGAAAAAAGCAACGGCGGTCTTGCTGAAGGATGAAGCCTACGGGCTTCAGCTGGAAGGGATCAATACCTGTGTGGATGGCCTTCAGGGCTGTGCAAGGCTCCTGCAGCAACTGGAAAATAAAGGCTGGGACAAAAACAGTCCCTGGGAAAAATGGGCGGTGCTCACCAGGAGCGTGTTCCAGAACAAACAGCTGTCGCATTTGCTGAAAGAAACAAGCTCAGCAACGAGGTCTTTTTTGCAAATAGCTTCGCTCCATCACCTCTTCTCTGGTGTATTGCAGGATAAGCTCCGCAATATGCTGCAGCACCTCTACGAGCTGGATATGCTGACCGCTGTTGCCGGCGTGGCCCGCGAAAAAAAGTTTGCCTATGCCACCGCCTGGCCTGCATCCGCCAATAAGTTTGAAGCCAGAGGCATTCGGCATCCGCGGCTGGAAAAAGCTGTGGCCAATGATCTCTCTTTCCAGGGCAGCAGCAACGTGCTGTTCCTGACCGGCGCCAATATGGCCGGTAAATCCACCATCATGAAATCCACTGGGATCCTGCTCTACCTGGCGCATATGGGTTTCCCTGTTGCTGCTGAAAGCCTGGATTTTTCCGTGCTGGATGGTCTCTATTCTTCTGTGAATGTCCCGGACGATCTGAGCCAGGGCTACAGTCATTTCTATGCGGAAGTATTGCGTGTGAAAAAAGTAGCACAGGAAGTGGACTCGGGTAAGAACCTGTTTGTGATTTTCGACGAGCTTTTCAAGGGCACCAATGTGAAAGACGCTTTTGACGCCACCCTGGCAGTAACGGTCGCCTTTGCACAGTTCCCCAATTGTTTCTATATCATCTCCACCCATATCATTGAAGTAGGAGAGGAGCTGAAAAAAGTAGGTGATAATATCCAGTTCGGCTTTATGCCTACCGTGATGGAAGGACATCTGCCCCGCTATACCTATCGCATGCAGCCTGGTATTACGGAGGACAGACAGGGTATGATCATCATCGAGAATGAAGGTATATTGGAGATGCTGTAG